One Calderihabitans maritimus genomic window, TCCATTTTCGGGGCAGCCTCAAAACTTCTGACCTGAAGGAGGACCTTGAGCACCAGAAAATGGTAAGAAAAGCTGCGGGACTGGATTGACCCTTATTGATCGGTTACGCGGAAGAAATCCTCTGCTTGCAGGCAGGGGGTTTCTTTTTATAGTTTTTTATTGTAGTGGCAGGAACTCTGGGGTCCAAAAACGTATATACTAATGTTATAGATTGGAGGTGTTCCAATGTTAATTGTAGCTTTAAACGGAAGTCCCAAAAAAGACGGCAACACCGCCTTTTTATTGAAAGAAGCTCTGAAAGTGGCGGAGAGCAAAGGAGCAGAAACGAAACTCATACATGTAGTGGACGTACTGGCGGACCAAAAAGTGCCTTTCTGCAATAATTGTTCGGAACCATGCCGGGGAGTGTGCTCGCAGGGTAAAAAACTGGGAGAAGCTTACGATGTTTTGCGCCGTGCGGACGGCCTGTTGTTGGGAAGTCCTGTATACTTTGGAACGGTTTCCGCACAGCTTAAAGCCTTTTGGGACAAGTCTCGTATATTAAGAAAAGAAAAAGCTCTTTTAAATGTAGTGGGCGGAGCGGTTACTACCGCCGCCGGTAGATTTGGAGGGCAAGAGACTACTTTAAAGGCTCTGTATGATATGATGCTGGTACACGGTATGACCGTGATCGGTGATGGTTACCGGGAAGACGATTGCGGACACCACGGTGCGTGTGCTCAAAAACCGTCTGCTCAAGATGAAAATGCTATCAAACGGGTACGAGTTTTAGCTAAACGTTTGGTGGAAGTGGCGGAGGCTACCCGTTCTTTGCGGCTCCGGTAAAGAATAAAACAACTAGAAACTGTGGGGTTTTGAGGTTATGCGATTACGGGAGCAAATTGAACAATGGGAGAGGGAGCATTTATCCCGCTATGCTGCCCTTAGCGGAGAAAGCAGAGGAAGAGCAAGGCCGGAGGATCCGTGTCAAATTCGAACGGCTTTTCAGAGAGACCGTGACCGCATAATTCACTCCAAAGCTTTCCGAAGGTTGAAACATAAAACCCAAGTATTTATTGCTCCGGAGGGGGACCATTACCGCACCCGATTAACTCATACCTTGGAGGTAGCGCAGATTGCCCGTACTATTGCCCGCGCCCTGCGCCTGAATGAAGACCTCACCGAAGCTATAGCCTTGGGCCATGACCTAGGACATACCCCCTTTGGACATGCAGGAGAAGAAGCCCTCAACCAAGTATATACTGAAGGTTTTAAGCATAATGAACAAAGTCTGCGAGTAGTCGATGTCCTGGAACAAGGAACAGGATTGAATTTAACCTGGGAGGTAAGAGACGGTATACTTCACCATACCGGTTCCCAGAAACCTTCCACCTTAGAAGGGCAAATTGTTCGTATCGCAGACAGGATAGCGTATATCAATCATGATATTGATGATGCTATCAGAGCAGGGATAATCAGGGAAGAGGATTTACCCAAAGACTGCCTGGATATTTTGGGGTATCAGCACCGGGATAGGATTAACACCATGGTAATGGATATGATTAACTCCAGCTGGGATCAGCCTGAAATTAGAATGAGCGATGCGGTCCAAAAAGCTACTGACCGT contains:
- a CDS encoding flavodoxin family protein codes for the protein MLIVALNGSPKKDGNTAFLLKEALKVAESKGAETKLIHVVDVLADQKVPFCNNCSEPCRGVCSQGKKLGEAYDVLRRADGLLLGSPVYFGTVSAQLKAFWDKSRILRKEKALLNVVGGAVTTAAGRFGGQETTLKALYDMMLVHGMTVIGDGYREDDCGHHGACAQKPSAQDENAIKRVRVLAKRLVEVAEATRSLRLR
- a CDS encoding deoxyguanosinetriphosphate triphosphohydrolase — its product is MRLREQIEQWEREHLSRYAALSGESRGRARPEDPCQIRTAFQRDRDRIIHSKAFRRLKHKTQVFIAPEGDHYRTRLTHTLEVAQIARTIARALRLNEDLTEAIALGHDLGHTPFGHAGEEALNQVYTEGFKHNEQSLRVVDVLEQGTGLNLTWEVRDGILHHTGSQKPSTLEGQIVRIADRIAYINHDIDDAIRAGIIREEDLPKDCLDILGYQHRDRINTMVMDMINSSWDQPEIRMSDAVQKATDRLRSFLFDNVYIGSRAKSEEHKAKLLVKELYYYYLEHPKMLPPDLRDYAEKVGVERAACDYIAGMTDRYAVAQYVRLFVPQAFRNL